Below is a window of Candidatus Korarchaeota archaeon NZ13-K DNA.
ACGACCGCCCTGACAATCCTCACCGCCTCGGAGGGACTTGAGTTCGGCGATGGGGAGCCGACGGGGATGAAGGCCAGGTCCACCGGGGAGAAGGTCTGGAAGGCCCCCGAGAACCCGCTCCCGTCCCCATGGAAGATAGCTTTTCCTCCCATCTCCAGGAGCAGGACCACCGGGTGATGGCCGGGGTGCACCGCCCTGAGCGCGTGCACCCTAGCTCCGAGCTCCAGCATCTCCCCGTCCCTTATCCTGAGGACCCTCTCGCCGAACCTCCTCCTCAGGACCCTGTGGACCCCCGGATTGCAGATGACCCTGGCGTCGAACTCCGTCAGGATGGCCTCCAAGGAGTCTGGATCGAAGTGATCGGAGTGTTCGTGTGTGAAGAGGATCAGGTCAGGGCCTCCCAGCTGGAGCAGCTCAACAGGGGAGAAGAAGGAGGCCGGATCTATCAGGACCCTCAGATCACCGGAGTCTATGTAGACGGCTGAGCTGCCCTTCCATAAGAACCTCATCAGGCCCTCACCAGCTCCACCGTCGTACCCGTCTTCAGGTCGCCTATGAGCTCCACCCCAGATACCACCTTCCCCATGGGGTTGACGGACTCGTTCAACCTCGCATCAGATAGAGCGATCACGATCATCTTCTTGGAGAGCGAGTAAGCCACGTGTCCCCTCCTCATGGAGTTTCTCGGTTTCTCAGCCCTAGTATCGATGGGGACCGGTATGTAGAGGAGCTCACCGCTGTTCACGACCATCCCCCTGATTGGGAGGCTCCTGTAGAGCCTCTCGATCGTTATTGGGGAGAGATGCCTTATCAGCTCGAGCCTCACCTGGTCAGAGTTCCTCCATCTCAGCAGGACTATGTAGCTCCCTATCCCCTCTATCCTCTCTCTCAATACACGCTTCACCCCAGGGGAGGGGGTCCAAACAGCGCCTACCCCTCCTTGGATACCTTGGCCCTCGCTCCCATATAAATCCTTAGCCTGGAGTTCCCGTCCACGTAGACGACGATGCCCTCCCTCTCGAACTCCCTCAAGAGCTTTCTGGCGACGCTCACCCTTATGTTGTACTTCATGGCGAGTGATTGGGGCGTTATGTAGCTCGCCCTCACGACCTCCTTCCTGATCTGCTCCACCAGCTGGGGCTTGAGTTCAACGTCCCTTATGACCTTCTCAGCCTTCTCGGCGCTCATCGCATCACCTCACACCACGACCCCGGAGGATTTTTTAATGTAACTCAGCCGCCTCCCCTCCTCAGCGACTCCTCCTGGGATATGAGGAGCTCTATCCTCCTTCTCCTCTCCTCTATCTCCCTATCCAACACCGAGATGAGCTCCGCTCTCGAGTTGATGTCGCCCAATATTGATGATAGATCTAATATCTCCCTGTTAAGCTCCGTTAATTTCTCATTGGTTGACTCGATGACTCCAGCAACCTTCATGAGGCTGGAGATCGCCGGATATAGCTTTTTGACGAGGAGCTCGGAGGACTCCCTCACTTGCTGGGACATGCTCCTTATATCATCGCTCAGATCCTGCCTTATCCTCCTCAACTCCTCTATTTCCGCTACAAGAAGCTCTTTCCTTCCCTCCAATGCCTTGATCTCTGAGTTAAGCCTCCTTGAGGCTTCCTCAAGCCTGGATACCTCTTCCCTCAGAGCTGAGAGCCTGACATCCATTGAAGCAATCTCCGACTCTAAGGAGGACTTTCTGGCCTCCATCACGTTCAGTTCGGCCCTCAACCTCTCCCTTCCCTCTTTAAGCGCATCAAGATCCTTCTCCAGCTCCTTAATCTGGGACTCCATTTGCCCCATGAGGGTTCTTCTCTCCGCTATCTCCTGCTCGAGTGAGAGCCTCCTCCTCTGAAGCTCCTCCACCCACTTCAGGAGCATCTGATATCTGTTGTTAAGCCCCTCGATCTCCTTGTTAAGCCTCCCAGCCATCTTGCTGAGTTCCCTCACCCTATCCTCGAGCTCCTCCTTCTCAGCTATCCTCTCATCGAGATCCTCCCTGTCCATCCATCACCTCCCCTGACGCCGGCAGGAGAATTTTAAAGTGACGCCGCTCAGCCAGGTGTGACTTCGGTCCATCTGAACTCACCCGCTCCCAGGGAGCTGAATATCCTCAGGGGCTCGATGATCCGGAGGGGATGAGCTGCGGATACCGGAGCGGATATCGAGGCCATCCAGCTCATGGCTAATCCATCGCACCAAGGTCAAGGGGTATCAGGAGGCATTGATCCATTCGGCGGTCATCTCGGACCTTAGGGTAATTTTATTACCCTTTCCCGCGCCCACCCACTCGATGCTGCCGAACTACAGGATAAGGCCCTTCAAACCCGAGGATCTGGAGGACGTTGAGAGGATAAATAGGATATTCCTGCCGGAGAATTACCCCAGTTACTTCTTCCTGGAGAATTACAGGAGGTTTCCGAACAGCTTCTTCGTTGCCGAGACGGAGGATGGCAGGATAGTGGGATACGTCATGTGCAGGGTCGAGCCCCACTACGCCAAGGGCGCGACCCTGATCCTAGGGCACGTCCTCTCAATAGCGGTGAGCAAGGAGCACAGGAGGAGGGGGATCGGTGAGGCCCTCATGCTGAGGGCCGAGGAGGGTCTGATGACCTACGGATCGGAGGCTATCTACCTGGAGGTTCGGGTCTCCAACGATCCCGCGATAAGGCTTTATGAGAAGCTGGGATATAAGAAGCTTGGGATAATCCCCTTCTATTACGCCGATGGGGAGGACGCATTCCTCATGTATAAGATAGTGAGGGAGGGCCTTGATGATTCTCTCGTGTACCAAGCCTTGGGGAGGAGGGTCGTTCGGTGACTAGGACGGTGGATCTGAGGAGCATGAGGAGCCCCAGGGCGATCGTGCAAATAGCCAAGATAGTGAGCAAGTCCTCCCCCGGGGAGACCATCAACTTTTTAGTCGGCGATAAGGAGAGCGTCGATGATGTTTACGAGTGGATCGGGAGAACTGGTCACGTCCTCAAGTCTGTCTCAGAGAAGGATGGTTACTGGCTGATCCAGATAGTGAGGAGGGAGGGATGATCTTGCCGAAGGTGAAGGATCCCAGTCTGGCTGAAAGCGGCAGGAGGTCGATAGAATGGGCCAGTACTCACATGCCCGTGCTATCTGAGATATCCAGGAGGTTCTCGAGGGAAAAACCTCTGAAAGGCGTGAGGATATCGGCCAGCATGCACGTGACCAAGGAGACCGCTGTCCTCATGCTCGCGCTCAGGCAGGGGGGTGCGGATGTCTTCCTGGTGCCATCTAATCCGCTGTCGACCCAAGACGATGTGGCGGCGGCTTTGGCCGAAGAGGGCGTAGAGGTCCATGCGTGGAGGGGCATGTCGGATTCCGAGTACGTCCAAGCGATGGAGGATTGCCTCAAGGCGGAGCCCGATGTGACCATGGATGACGGTGGGGATCTGACCGTGCTGGCTCATGAGAGGGGTTATGCTGAGCGGATAATCGGCGGCACGGAGGAGACCACCACCGGGGTCATGAGGGAGAGGGCCCTCGAGAGGGAGGGCAGGCTCAGGTATCCGATAATAGCGGTGAACGATGCTGAGACCAAGAGGAACTTCGATAACGTTTACGGCACTGGTCAGAGCACGATAGACGGCATACTGAGGGCCACCAATGTGATGATCGCGGGCAAGTGGTTCGTCGTCTCCGGCTACGGCTACGTCGGTAGGGGCATCGCCTCCAGGGCTAAGGGGATGGGAGCGAAGGTCATCGTGACTGAGGTGGATCCAATAAGGGCGCTGATGGCCGCCATGGACGGATTCATAGTCATGCCGATGCGAGAGGCCGCGAAGATGGGTGACATCTTCGTCACCGCCAC
It encodes the following:
- a CDS encoding MBL fold metallo-hydrolase, producing MRFLWKGSSAVYIDSGDLRVLIDPASFFSPVELLQLGGPDLILFTHEHSDHFDPDSLEAILTEFDARVICNPGVHRVLRRRFGERVLRIRDGEMLELGARVHALRAVHPGHHPVVLLLEMGGKAIFHGDGSGFSGAFQTFSPVDLAFIPVGSPSPNSSPSEAVRIVRAVV
- a CDS encoding 30S ribosomal protein S25e codes for the protein MSAEKAEKVIRDVELKPQLVEQIRKEVVRASYITPQSLAMKYNIRVSVARKLLREFEREGIVVYVDGNSRLRIYMGARAKVSKEG
- the rimI gene encoding ribosomal-protein-alanine N-acetyltransferase, which produces MLPNYRIRPFKPEDLEDVERINRIFLPENYPSYFFLENYRRFPNSFFVAETEDGRIVGYVMCRVEPHYAKGATLILGHVLSIAVSKEHRRRGIGEALMLRAEEGLMTYGSEAIYLEVRVSNDPAIRLYEKLGYKKLGIIPFYYADGEDAFLMYKIVREGLDDSLVYQALGRRVVR
- a CDS encoding sulfurtransferase TusA family protein, with amino-acid sequence MTRTVDLRSMRSPRAIVQIAKIVSKSSPGETINFLVGDKESVDDVYEWIGRTGHVLKSVSEKDGYWLIQIVRREG
- a CDS encoding adenosylhomocysteinase, whose translation is MLPKVKDPSLAESGRRSIEWASTHMPVLSEISRRFSREKPLKGVRISASMHVTKETAVLMLALRQGGADVFLVPSNPLSTQDDVAAALAEEGVEVHAWRGMSDSEYVQAMEDCLKAEPDVTMDDGGDLTVLAHERGYAERIIGGTEETTTGVMRERALEREGRLRYPIIAVNDAETKRNFDNVYGTGQSTIDGILRATNVMIAGKWFVVSGYGYVGRGIASRAKGMGAKVIVTEVDPIRALMAAMDGFIVMPMREAAKMGDIFVTATGNRDVIRAEHLSLMKDGAILANAGHFDVEISVKDLELMSLAKRNLRDNLTEYLLPNGRRVYLLASGRLVNLVAAEGHPSEVMDMSFANQALSIEFLIGKRGELPHRVMPVPRFIDEEVARIKLMSMGIEIDSLTPEQEDYIRGWRV